Proteins encoded in a region of the Dreissena polymorpha isolate Duluth1 chromosome 6, UMN_Dpol_1.0, whole genome shotgun sequence genome:
- the LOC127835246 gene encoding uncharacterized protein LOC127835246 isoform X1, with product MGPLLFSVLVLAMYHPAGIFVNQMRIAEYAISLLPSGSHIHIGFLAYEYDDLFDGSKEEYENSQCPVLTHFNFESYVVYINASFATFNYKHNFKGPPDLPQIGLILATESRVNGDMKGIKELKKKTYVVVETKSSSKGLADLATSPDHVFSPYGFDGNRLSNLLLNDAQQACDTDMYLPAPGSKQCQLCRNACDLFLPLNCTNPEIQRQCKYFTNELVYADNNESIEETRGID from the exons ATGGGACCTTTACTTTTCTCCGTTTTGGTGCTTGCGATGTATCACCCCGCGGGCATTTTTGTAAATCAAATGCGGATAGCCGAATATGCTATCTCCCTGCTACCAAGTGGAAGCCATATCCACATCGGGTTCCTCGCGTATGAATACGACGATCTATTTGACGGGAGCAAAGAGGAATATGAAAACTCGCAATGTCCCGTGTTAACGCATTTCAATTTTGAATCGTACGTGGTATATATAAACGCTTCCTTTGCAACGTTTAACTACAAACACAATTTCAAGGGACCTCCAGACCTGCCACAAATCGGACTGATCCTTGCTACTGAAAGCAGAGTAAATGGAGACATGAAGGGGATCAAAGAGTTGAAGAAAAAGACTTATGTGGTCGTTGAAACTAAGTCCTCTTCAAAGGGTCTGGCTGACCTGGCTACAAGTCCTGACCATGTGTTTTCGCCGTACGGGTTTGATGGCAACCGGTTATCCAACTTATTATTGAACG ATGCACAACAAGCATGCGATACCGACATGTATTTGCCTGCTCCTGGAAGCAAACAATGTCAGTTATGCAGGAACGCATGCGATCTATTCTTACCTCTCAACTGCACCAATCCGGAAATACAAAGACAGTGTAAAT ATTTTACGAACGAACTTGTGTACGCTGACAACAACGAATCGATTGAGGAAACGAGAGGGATTGACTAA
- the LOC127835150 gene encoding uncharacterized protein LOC127835150 isoform X2: MGPVLLYVLVLAMYHPAEIFLNQIRIAEYAISLLPSGSLIHIGFLGYEYVGLFDARKEEYENSSVPVLKLSNFESYAFYINASMATFNYKHNFNGPPGLSQIGLILGTESRVKGDLMGIKEFKKKTYVVVDTTSPTKSLAELATSPNHVFSPSTFDANRFSNLFYNDAQQVCDTDMYLPASGDGSCQLCMNACETMFALNCTTQDIQRQCKYNDNTRMIPDVSAKTSTPSYSEPIYVHDNRRLSRTITIELPIALLIIAVIVSLLLFYVVRPKVVRKWFQNVLALCFDCIASFLSPFSHKLFDDPSHVPLFDDFSDDEVAFA; the protein is encoded by the exons ATGGGACCGGTACTTCTTTACGTTCTGGTGTTGGCGATGTATCATCCCGCTGAAATCTTTTTAAATCAAATACGGATAGCCGAATATGCTATCTCCCTGCTACCAAGTGGAAGCCTAATTCACATCGGATTTCTCGGGTATGAATATGTCGGACTATTTGACGCTAGAAAAGAGGAATATGAAAACTCAAGCGTTCCCGTATTGAAGCTTTCCAACTTTGAATCGTACGCGTTTTACATTAATGCTTCAATGGCAACGTTTAActacaaacacaatttcaatgGACCCCCAGGACTGTCACAAATCGGACTGATCCTTGGTACTGAAAGCAGAGTAAAAGGAGACCTGATGGGCATCAAAGAGTTTAAGAAAAAGACTTATGTGGTCGTTGATACTACGTCCCCAACGAAGAGTCTGGCTGAACTTGCCACAAGTCCAAACCACGTGTTTTCGCCGTCCACGTTTGATGCCAACCGGTTTTCAAACTTATTTTATAACG ATGCGCAACAGGTATGCGATACCGACATGTATTTGCCTGCTTCTGGGGATGGAAGCTGTCAGCTTTGCATGAACGCATGTGAGACAATGTTCGCTCTTAACTGCACGACACAAGATATCCAACGACAGTGCAAAT ACAATGACAACACACGGATGATCCCAGACGTTTCTGCCAAGACATCTACACCTAGCTACTCTGAACCTATATACGTCCATGACAACAGACGGCTGAGTCGAACAATTACCATAGAACTACCTATTGCACTCTTAATAATAGCGGTTATTGTTTCACTGCTATTATTTTATGTCGTTAGGCCAAAGGTGGTAAGAAAATGGTTCCAAAATGTACTCGCACTATGTTTTGACTGTATAGCCTCTTTTCTGTCTCCATTTTCACATAAACTGTTTGACGACCCTAGCCATGTTCCTCTTTTTGATGACTTTTCAGATGATGAAGTCGCATTTGCATGA
- the LOC127835150 gene encoding uncharacterized protein LOC127835150 isoform X1 has product MFISGLSRFINTGVCLLLIRPKTKSRFRQGTWPEKCRRGTMGPVLLYVLVLAMYHPAEIFLNQIRIAEYAISLLPSGSLIHIGFLGYEYVGLFDARKEEYENSSVPVLKLSNFESYAFYINASMATFNYKHNFNGPPGLSQIGLILGTESRVKGDLMGIKEFKKKTYVVVDTTSPTKSLAELATSPNHVFSPSTFDANRFSNLFYNDAQQVCDTDMYLPASGDGSCQLCMNACETMFALNCTTQDIQRQCKYNDNTRMIPDVSAKTSTPSYSEPIYVHDNRRLSRTITIELPIALLIIAVIVSLLLFYVVRPKVVRKWFQNVLALCFDCIASFLSPFSHKLFDDPSHVPLFDDFSDDEVAFA; this is encoded by the exons GCCAAAAACAAAGTCTCGGTTCAggcagggaacatggccagaaaaatgtaggagg GGTACTATGGGACCGGTACTTCTTTACGTTCTGGTGTTGGCGATGTATCATCCCGCTGAAATCTTTTTAAATCAAATACGGATAGCCGAATATGCTATCTCCCTGCTACCAAGTGGAAGCCTAATTCACATCGGATTTCTCGGGTATGAATATGTCGGACTATTTGACGCTAGAAAAGAGGAATATGAAAACTCAAGCGTTCCCGTATTGAAGCTTTCCAACTTTGAATCGTACGCGTTTTACATTAATGCTTCAATGGCAACGTTTAActacaaacacaatttcaatgGACCCCCAGGACTGTCACAAATCGGACTGATCCTTGGTACTGAAAGCAGAGTAAAAGGAGACCTGATGGGCATCAAAGAGTTTAAGAAAAAGACTTATGTGGTCGTTGATACTACGTCCCCAACGAAGAGTCTGGCTGAACTTGCCACAAGTCCAAACCACGTGTTTTCGCCGTCCACGTTTGATGCCAACCGGTTTTCAAACTTATTTTATAACG ATGCGCAACAGGTATGCGATACCGACATGTATTTGCCTGCTTCTGGGGATGGAAGCTGTCAGCTTTGCATGAACGCATGTGAGACAATGTTCGCTCTTAACTGCACGACACAAGATATCCAACGACAGTGCAAAT ACAATGACAACACACGGATGATCCCAGACGTTTCTGCCAAGACATCTACACCTAGCTACTCTGAACCTATATACGTCCATGACAACAGACGGCTGAGTCGAACAATTACCATAGAACTACCTATTGCACTCTTAATAATAGCGGTTATTGTTTCACTGCTATTATTTTATGTCGTTAGGCCAAAGGTGGTAAGAAAATGGTTCCAAAATGTACTCGCACTATGTTTTGACTGTATAGCCTCTTTTCTGTCTCCATTTTCACATAAACTGTTTGACGACCCTAGCCATGTTCCTCTTTTTGATGACTTTTCAGATGATGAAGTCGCATTTGCATGA
- the LOC127835150 gene encoding uncharacterized protein LOC127835150 isoform X3, with translation MFISGLSRFINTGVCLLLIRPKTKSRFRQGTWPEKCRRGTMGPVLLYVLVLAMYHPAEIFLNQIRIAEYAISLLPSGSLIHIGFLGYEYVGLFDARKEEYENSSVPVLKLSNFESYAFYINASMATFNYKHNFNGPPGLSQIGLILGTESRVKGDLMGIKEFKKKTYVVVDTTSPTKSLAELATSPNHVFSPSTFDANRFSNLFYNDNDNTRMIPDVSAKTSTPSYSEPIYVHDNRRLSRTITIELPIALLIIAVIVSLLLFYVVRPKVVRKWFQNVLALCFDCIASFLSPFSHKLFDDPSHVPLFDDFSDDEVAFA, from the exons GCCAAAAACAAAGTCTCGGTTCAggcagggaacatggccagaaaaatgtaggagg GGTACTATGGGACCGGTACTTCTTTACGTTCTGGTGTTGGCGATGTATCATCCCGCTGAAATCTTTTTAAATCAAATACGGATAGCCGAATATGCTATCTCCCTGCTACCAAGTGGAAGCCTAATTCACATCGGATTTCTCGGGTATGAATATGTCGGACTATTTGACGCTAGAAAAGAGGAATATGAAAACTCAAGCGTTCCCGTATTGAAGCTTTCCAACTTTGAATCGTACGCGTTTTACATTAATGCTTCAATGGCAACGTTTAActacaaacacaatttcaatgGACCCCCAGGACTGTCACAAATCGGACTGATCCTTGGTACTGAAAGCAGAGTAAAAGGAGACCTGATGGGCATCAAAGAGTTTAAGAAAAAGACTTATGTGGTCGTTGATACTACGTCCCCAACGAAGAGTCTGGCTGAACTTGCCACAAGTCCAAACCACGTGTTTTCGCCGTCCACGTTTGATGCCAACCGGTTTTCAAACTTATTTTATAACG ACAATGACAACACACGGATGATCCCAGACGTTTCTGCCAAGACATCTACACCTAGCTACTCTGAACCTATATACGTCCATGACAACAGACGGCTGAGTCGAACAATTACCATAGAACTACCTATTGCACTCTTAATAATAGCGGTTATTGTTTCACTGCTATTATTTTATGTCGTTAGGCCAAAGGTGGTAAGAAAATGGTTCCAAAATGTACTCGCACTATGTTTTGACTGTATAGCCTCTTTTCTGTCTCCATTTTCACATAAACTGTTTGACGACCCTAGCCATGTTCCTCTTTTTGATGACTTTTCAGATGATGAAGTCGCATTTGCATGA
- the LOC127835246 gene encoding uncharacterized protein LOC127835246 isoform X2: MGPLLFSVLVLAMYHPAGIFVNQMRIAEYAISLLPSGSHIHIGFLAYEYDDLFDGSKEEYENSQCPVLTHFNFESYVVYINASFATFNYKHNFKGPPDLPQIGLILATESRVNGDMKGIKELKKKTYVVVETKSSSKGLADLATSPDHVFSPYGFDGNRLSNLLLNDFTNELVYADNNESIEETRGID; this comes from the exons ATGGGACCTTTACTTTTCTCCGTTTTGGTGCTTGCGATGTATCACCCCGCGGGCATTTTTGTAAATCAAATGCGGATAGCCGAATATGCTATCTCCCTGCTACCAAGTGGAAGCCATATCCACATCGGGTTCCTCGCGTATGAATACGACGATCTATTTGACGGGAGCAAAGAGGAATATGAAAACTCGCAATGTCCCGTGTTAACGCATTTCAATTTTGAATCGTACGTGGTATATATAAACGCTTCCTTTGCAACGTTTAACTACAAACACAATTTCAAGGGACCTCCAGACCTGCCACAAATCGGACTGATCCTTGCTACTGAAAGCAGAGTAAATGGAGACATGAAGGGGATCAAAGAGTTGAAGAAAAAGACTTATGTGGTCGTTGAAACTAAGTCCTCTTCAAAGGGTCTGGCTGACCTGGCTACAAGTCCTGACCATGTGTTTTCGCCGTACGGGTTTGATGGCAACCGGTTATCCAACTTATTATTGAACG ATTTTACGAACGAACTTGTGTACGCTGACAACAACGAATCGATTGAGGAAACGAGAGGGATTGACTAA